Proteins encoded by one window of Xanthomonas sp. DAR 80977:
- the fabA gene encoding 3-hydroxyacyl-[acyl-carrier-protein] dehydratase FabA, which yields MSRLTSYSREQLLASARGELFGAEAGRLPNDPMLMFDRITHVDDSGGAHGKGVIRAELDVRPDLWFFGCHFIGDPVMPGCLGLDAMWQLTGFFLTWIGAPGRGRALGVGEVKFTGQVLPSARQVVYEIDISRVINRKLVMAVADGRMSVDGREIYHARDLRVGLFTSTEAF from the coding sequence ATGAGCCGCCTCACTTCGTATTCACGCGAACAACTCCTCGCCAGCGCGCGCGGCGAACTGTTCGGCGCCGAGGCCGGACGCCTGCCCAACGATCCGATGCTGATGTTCGACCGCATCACCCACGTCGACGACAGCGGCGGCGCCCACGGCAAGGGCGTGATCCGCGCCGAGCTCGATGTGCGCCCGGACCTGTGGTTCTTCGGCTGCCATTTCATCGGCGATCCGGTGATGCCCGGCTGCCTGGGCCTGGATGCGATGTGGCAGTTGACCGGCTTCTTCCTGACCTGGATCGGCGCGCCCGGCCGCGGCCGTGCGCTGGGCGTGGGCGAAGTGAAGTTCACCGGACAGGTACTGCCGAGCGCCAGGCAGGTGGTCTACGAGATCGACATCAGCCGGGTGATCAACCGCAAGCTGGTGATGGCGGTGGCCGACGGCCGCATGTCCGTGGACGGCCGCGAGATCTACCACGCCAGGGACTTGCGCGTGGGCCTGTTCACCTCGACGGAGGCGTTCTGA